ACTGCCGAGTTCCCCTCCTATTTCTTGGTGACGTCCTATGTGCCGAACGCTGGCCGAGGCCTGGTGCGCCTGGAATACCGCCAGAGCTGGGACGTGGCCTTCCGCTCCTACCTGAAAGGCCTGGCTGCCCGCAAGCCCCTCATTTTGTGCGGAGATCTCAATGTGGCCCATGAAGAAATCGATCTGAAGAACCCCAAGGGCAACAAGAAGAATGCCGGTTTCACTCCTGAGGAGCGGGCCGGCTTCACCAAGCTGCTGGAGGAAGGCTTTGTTGACACATTCCGGCACCTGTACCCCGACAAAGCCTACGCCTATACCTTCTGGACCTACATGATGAACGCCCGGTCCAAGAATGTGGGCTGGCGTCTCGACTATTTTGTTGTCTCCAAAGACCTGCAGGAGAGTATCTGCGACAGCAAGATCCGTTCCACTGCCCTGGGGAGCGAccactgtcccatcaccctgtatatagctgtgtgaatcAGGATAGTTAGTGGTTATTACACTGCCAGCGTAACATTAGAGCTTGTGAGTGAAGGAGACAACTGTAGAAAACTGGGGTGTGTAAGATAGTGTGCGATCATGTGATTTGTTGTATCCACACCTATATAGTAGAGCTTTGAATTTCTGTTCTTTTTCTCCCTAGGTGATAAAACCTAGAGAGGATTCCAATAAAGTTAAGATACTCCTGAGATGGAAGTTGACCCCTCCCTTGAAACTGTTCAAGGCCAATTCTAGGCAATCAGAATAATGCACAGAAACAGGTCTCTTGCTACGGTTTTCTGCCCACTTTCCCCTTCCTCAATTATAACAAGCACTGGTACAGAAATCACAGTGAGAATGGAGCAAGGGAGAGTAGCCATATTGTTTCTACATTCAGTTGTTTAGGCGTGGCTCATCATTTGGTAACTGCCTGCTGATGATTTTCCAAAAGAGCTTAAGTGACTAGGAGGAAAAAGTTGATGCTTCGCCTTCCAGCCTAGTACTGTAAATTCTGTTTCCATACTTTCCCTTGCCCCATTCTTCCTCAAGTAACTATTTTCTCTttacttccctcccttcctttcctgaaggtTGTAATGTTTCAAGATAGTAACAGCATAACCTCTTAGAAAAAGCATTAAACTTCCATTTTATAAGATACAATGAAACAGTTGTACTGTTTTGTTTCTGTACTGTTGTGAAATTTGTCTGCAGCAAATTTAATGACATTCCTTTCTCTGCTCTCTCCTAGAAGGCTATAGGTGATGTATATGATATATTCTGCCTGCTCCTTTCATTCTTAACCACAAACGGGCGAGGTTGAGTAGTCATAAGTATAATTGGACCAAAAGCACCCTGTGAGCCTCAAGACTGGAAATTCAAATCCAGGTCTTCCTATGCTGTGGTATATGGTTAGGGGCCTTCAAGTCAAGTGACATCAAGCCAGCCTATTTCAAGGTTTCCTTGGAAACCAAGAGGTTTACCACTGCTTTCTTGAGATAGAAATAAAGTCATCTAGTGGGTCTCACTACCGCTGCTTTAAATCATCAAGACAGAGTAGGAATGGGAATCTCTGGCATGCCAAGTGCCATTGGACAATAAATCCCACCACACCAGCCAACTGCCATTGCAGAGGTGATGGGATTTGAAACCCAAACACATTTGAAATACTATACCTTCCTCCTGTTCTTATTGAGTTTCTTCAGCACCCACATACCCTTAATGAGCCACAGTGAGAGATAATGATTTGATTCCTATCTGGACTGCAGCACATGAATCATGAAGAATAATGGTACTGGTCATCCATGCAGTTGAGTTCAATGACGCAGCAAAGAAAACTCTCATATATTATGCTCTGCCCTGAAATAGGGATTGGGGATCCTTAGTAGGGAGGTACATATTCAAAATGTCTCGGGCTAAATCTCTGCTCTTTCTTGTTCAAATGGGCAGAAAACCTTTAGAGCGATCAAATGTTTTGGGAATAAACCTCCAGACATTCCACTCAGCATGGTGAATGGCAAGGGACTACAGTAATTTCAGATTAAAATGAAGGACTAAAGAACCCTAAACCCCCTTCTAAGAATCCCAGCAAACTTGGGAGAGCTGCTGCCAAACAGTACCTATCCAGACAGGCCTATAATCTGAAAAATGGCATTTTGATGCAGTCTTTCCTCAGACAGCTAAATGGTAATGGACCATTTCCCATTAAGGTCTAAGCAGGTACCAAAGGTAGCATGCCATTGTCAGTTGCTCAAGTGCAAAAGATGGAGAACATAGGTTTACTCATGTCCTGCTCTGGGCTTCTGGTGGTCAACTGATTGGCCACTGTCAACAGCATAGGCCTTTAATCAATGTGGTTCCTCCAGCATTTTCAAGACAAGGTAATTGGGCTAAAATTATTCTCTTTAAGCTACCAAAGCTCACAGtgaaagcaaagccaaagagACCATCTACCCTCCCCTGGTGAGAAATATTCCCATCAGTCTATGgaatttacttttatttacaacCATCCAATTATTTTGTTCATTCCTCCTTTGgctgtggagagaaaaggtggcAGATAAATTTCATTGTAAGGAGAAGAAAgtgtgagagagacagagaaagaaagggaaggagaaaacacaggcacacaggcagaaggaaaGACGCAAGCAGGCAGCCACCATGGAGGAATGATCTTTAAATAGCTCTATGTACACATTAATCACTTGTATATACACGCTGCAACAGCAAAGAGATTGGGGAGGCAAGCTCAAAAGCCAGGAGGACGGGAGGATATGTGAGAATGAATTAGAAACACCAAGGCAGACAGGCACACAAACTGGGCTGGAACACTTTCCTAACAAGAATGCTTCTTTGTGGCTCTGATGGGTGTTTTTTCCTTCCCTACTTCTGTTGACACCATTCTCCTCCAAGTAAATGTCTCTGAGGGGTTAGAGTCCTCCCAACTCAAACCTCAGAGGCATCATGAAAACAGGGATGAGAAGGTGAAGGAAGAGTGATGAGAGAAGGGGGAAATACTTTATCAGCTCAAAGACAGAAATGAAGGTTGGAAATTAAGCAGAAGAGCAAAGCCCACAATGGAACTGCTGGTAGGAAAAAGCACAAAGCATAGTGTCCTGTATCAAATCAGACAAAATGCCCACAGCCAGCTGATgcgcaagaaaagaaaagaatttgaTCCCACCACATGGGTTCAGTTTGATGGTCTCAGTGCAATGGTGGGAAAGGTTTCTCTGTTTAAAGGAGGCAACAATCAGTGACATGATGATGGATAAGATGGCGGTCCCTCCTTTCCACCCCACTTGGTTTTGGTTCTTAGAAGTTAAAAAAAGGTCCTCCACCAAGGAatgtgcaaggggggggggggttaaaacggGGAAAGGTTGACTGAAGTAAAGGAAAAATTCACATGTCCCAAGGATAAGTTCTAGTGAAATTCCCAAGGTTCTTTTGGCACAAGGCCTTTGAATGCTGGGACTGGTCACAGATCAACGGGTTCAAAGAGGCCTTGGGATTGGCTTTTGGTGGTACTGATTGACAGGTTTGCGAAAGGAAGGATCCAGAGCACCCAAAGCCAGGGTGCCCAATACTGGCCATCAAAGTAATCAAAGTTCTTCCAAGAGGTGAGGGAAACCAGCAGTGGAGAACCATTTGCCACCCACATCTCTGGCTCCAACTCACAATTTGCTGTGCAAGGTGCCTTGGCTCTCAGGATATAAGCCATCCTTTATAGGACAGCAAATGTCAAAAGCGCATGAGCAGAGGGCAAGGGATGAATCTTTGCAGCAGCAACTCCATGACCCAATTTTGTCCTGGCCAAGAAACATTTCAGCAGCAGGAAAGGGCAGCTTGCTGACTCTACAATGTGCTCCTTTGCTGAATCTTTGTAGTGTAATTCAAGTGGCTGAGGAGCGATTTACTGCTGGGGTTTCCACTTGGGATTGGGCCGTTTTGACC
This sequence is a window from Anolis carolinensis isolate JA03-04 chromosome 6, rAnoCar3.1.pri, whole genome shotgun sequence. Protein-coding genes within it:
- the apex1 gene encoding DNA-(apurinic or apyrimidinic site) endonuclease — protein: MPKRGKKKEEDGELPVEKEVAEPEPKKAKKGGAKAAKDADGPILYEDPPDKLTSSNGKKYTLKVTSWNVDGIRAWVKKKGVEWVSEENPDILCLQETKCAEKQLPADIRDLAEYPHKYWACSEDKEGYSGVALLSKVKPLEVKYGIGEEEHDKEGRVITAEFPSYFLVTSYVPNAGRGLVRLEYRQSWDVAFRSYLKGLAARKPLILCGDLNVAHEEIDLKNPKGNKKNAGFTPEERAGFTKLLEEGFVDTFRHLYPDKAYAYTFWTYMMNARSKNVGWRLDYFVVSKDLQESICDSKIRSTALGSDHCPITLYIAV